The Corallococcus soli genome has a window encoding:
- a CDS encoding DUF4388 domain-containing protein, translated as MAQVRKILIADPDLDSVRALSRALRTKGYQVHYAPDGSRALEVAVLRHPDLTLFDEACRLLDARTFVQILRTNPRTEDIPVVLTTSSMDTDRARGPRDGMLRKPFNLDEVLSRIEHIFRRNEAAKDLKSEQQEIEGSLSQLSIPDLMQILGMNKRNGRLSLERGSERGEITVSDGRTVNARLGRVEGEKALFRLLSWTEGNFTFTPGTNAARPRINRAMDDALLEGMRQSDEVNRLLPNLPPRHTRLMLAPEVDLSEAQHPVTAQVMELLRQPRALGEVLDLAPATDMEVLGVLSTLLQKGVARPTESEGQNLGAGDLIGAAEVHALRGRLLRTRAPARVATAKVFVCGSGSSAARRILARVPGLEALSADPTAVKSGFGTLGRLELSDVLNVDFCVLPPAEAARPLWRPFSAGAIGALLMDNSEPAVKLAHYLAWEVRIPIVVVGTEVPSPLLGAPAGAIAPGEDLTQALRAMLIQALNPAPTLPGVSQVQRAAVVPP; from the coding sequence GTGGCCCAGGTTCGGAAGATCCTCATCGCAGACCCCGACCTCGACTCCGTGCGCGCGCTGTCGCGGGCGCTGCGGACCAAGGGCTATCAGGTGCACTACGCGCCGGATGGTTCGCGGGCGCTGGAGGTCGCGGTGCTCCGGCACCCGGACCTGACGCTCTTCGACGAGGCGTGCCGGCTGCTGGACGCGCGCACGTTCGTGCAGATCCTCCGCACCAACCCGCGCACCGAAGACATCCCGGTGGTCCTCACCACGTCCAGCATGGACACGGACCGGGCGCGGGGCCCGCGCGACGGCATGCTGCGCAAGCCCTTCAACCTGGACGAGGTGCTCAGCCGCATCGAGCACATCTTCCGGCGCAACGAAGCGGCCAAGGACCTCAAGAGCGAGCAGCAGGAAATCGAAGGTTCGCTCAGCCAGCTCAGCATCCCGGACCTCATGCAGATATTGGGCATGAACAAGCGCAACGGCCGGCTGTCGCTGGAGCGCGGTTCGGAGCGCGGGGAGATCACCGTCTCCGACGGGCGCACGGTGAACGCGCGGCTGGGGAGGGTGGAGGGGGAGAAGGCGCTGTTCCGGCTGCTGTCGTGGACGGAGGGCAACTTCACGTTCACGCCCGGCACCAACGCGGCCCGGCCGCGCATCAACCGAGCGATGGACGACGCGCTGCTGGAGGGCATGCGGCAGTCGGACGAGGTGAACCGGCTGCTGCCGAACCTGCCGCCGCGCCACACGCGGCTGATGCTGGCGCCGGAGGTGGACCTGTCCGAAGCGCAGCATCCGGTGACGGCGCAGGTGATGGAGCTGCTGCGCCAGCCGCGCGCCCTGGGCGAGGTCCTGGACCTGGCGCCCGCCACGGACATGGAGGTGCTGGGCGTGCTGTCCACGCTGCTCCAGAAGGGCGTGGCGCGGCCGACGGAGAGCGAAGGCCAGAACCTGGGCGCGGGCGACCTCATCGGCGCGGCGGAGGTGCACGCGCTGCGAGGCCGCCTGTTGCGCACGCGGGCCCCCGCGCGGGTGGCCACGGCGAAGGTATTCGTGTGCGGCAGCGGTTCGTCCGCGGCGCGGCGCATCCTGGCGCGGGTGCCGGGGCTGGAGGCGCTGTCGGCGGATCCCACCGCGGTGAAGAGCGGCTTCGGGACGCTGGGCCGGCTGGAGCTCAGTGACGTGCTGAACGTGGACTTCTGCGTGCTGCCGCCCGCCGAGGCCGCGCGTCCGCTGTGGCGCCCGTTCAGCGCGGGCGCCATCGGCGCGCTGTTGATGGACAACTCCGAGCCGGCGGTGAAGCTGGCGCACTACCTGGCGTGGGAGGTCCGCATCCCCATCGTGGTGGTGGGCACGGAGGTGCCCTCGCCGCTGCTGGGTGCACCGGCTGGAGCGATTGCCCCGGGCGAGGACCTCACGCAGGCGCTGCGCGCCATGCTCATCCAGGCGCTCAACCCCGCGCCCACGCTGCCCGGCGTGTCCCAGGTGCAGCGCGCAGCCGTCGTACCTCCCTGA
- a CDS encoding AraC family transcriptional regulator yields the protein MRPQTLLSSLFRPLFHVGETLGIPRALMVETVGEEESRLARPDVRVPYAALQRLWTLLVQVGGKEPLAVRLAQAVEPTHVGLVGYVLVNSPDLGTSLERYCRINALLDPRTRWRVLQLEHAMRVELHLDPLDDWAPRLQHPPEGLLVTLVSSARLLSGEDWSPTRICFAHPRHAASAAVEDFLGITAEYDASCYLVEGNAAAARLPIRHADIELGNLLHARAEAALAQWRSEEVRSWREQVQEVLAAQPRTGDLVPADVASRLAVSERTLQRRLREEGVTFAGLEDAVRRDRAFQFLRDGLLPHFEIAFLLGFSDPSAFARAFRRWSGTTPGHWQQEQGAKDGSA from the coding sequence ATGCGTCCCCAGACGCTCCTGTCCTCCCTGTTCCGGCCGCTGTTCCATGTCGGTGAGACACTGGGGATCCCGCGCGCGCTCATGGTCGAAACCGTGGGTGAAGAGGAGTCGCGGCTCGCGCGGCCGGACGTGCGGGTGCCCTACGCGGCGCTGCAGCGCCTGTGGACCCTGCTCGTGCAGGTGGGCGGCAAGGAGCCCCTGGCCGTGCGGTTGGCACAGGCGGTGGAGCCCACGCACGTGGGGCTCGTCGGCTACGTGCTCGTCAACAGCCCGGACCTGGGCACGTCCCTGGAGCGCTACTGCCGCATCAACGCGCTGCTCGACCCGCGCACGCGCTGGCGCGTCCTCCAACTGGAGCACGCCATGCGCGTGGAGCTGCACCTGGACCCACTGGATGACTGGGCCCCGCGCCTCCAGCACCCGCCAGAGGGGCTGCTGGTGACGCTGGTGTCCAGCGCCCGGCTGCTCAGCGGCGAGGACTGGAGCCCCACGCGCATCTGCTTCGCGCACCCGCGCCACGCGGCCTCCGCCGCCGTGGAGGACTTCCTGGGCATCACCGCGGAGTACGACGCGAGCTGCTACCTGGTGGAGGGAAACGCGGCCGCCGCCCGGCTCCCCATCCGTCACGCGGACATCGAACTGGGCAACCTGCTCCACGCGCGCGCCGAGGCCGCGCTGGCGCAGTGGCGCAGCGAGGAGGTCCGCTCCTGGCGCGAACAGGTGCAGGAGGTGCTCGCGGCCCAGCCCCGCACGGGGGACCTGGTGCCCGCGGATGTCGCGTCGCGGCTCGCGGTGAGTGAGCGCACGCTCCAGCGCCGCCTGCGGGAGGAGGGCGTCACGTTCGCGGGCCTGGAGGACGCCGTGCGCCGCGACCGCGCCTTCCAATTCCTCCGCGACGGGCTGCTGCCCCACTTTGAAATCGCCTTCCTCCTGGGCTTCAGCGACCCCAGCGCCTTCGCCCGCGCGTTCCGCCGCTGGAGCGGCACGACGCCGGGACACTGGCAGCAGGAGCAGGGCGCGAAGGACGGCTCCGCCTGA
- a CDS encoding cytochrome P450: MTTTAAAPVARIPTGPPGHLLMGVLPQVRRDILGFLSSIHREYGDVVRYRLGPIRSHLIAHPDGVRHVLQDHVKNYTKDHLSYRMGSWITGNGLLTSTGDFWLRQRRLAQPAFHRQRIAGMATQMIHSTEAMLQRWDASAAQGTPVGVTEEMMRLSLGIVGEALFGTSVEDQTARVGAAFSELSRQIAERFRSFRMLPPVLPTRDDRAFRAARATLKQTVQGIIAARRQRPEDTGDLLSMLMAARDEDTGTGMTDAQLGDEVMTMLLAGHETTATSLSWVFGLLATHPEVEARLHAEVDAVLAGRTPTVEDVPKLGYTRQVVEEAMRLYPAAVIFSRTVMEDDVICGFKIPKGSAVDVSPYVTHRHPDFWEQPDVFRPERFAPEAAAKRHRFAWFPFSGGPRQCIGNSFAMMESQLVLATVAQRYRLREAPGFMLQPESHLSLRPFGGLPMHLERRSPVARS, translated from the coding sequence ATGACGACCACCGCCGCCGCCCCCGTTGCCCGCATTCCCACCGGCCCCCCGGGCCACCTGTTGATGGGCGTGCTGCCCCAGGTGCGCCGCGACATCCTGGGCTTCCTGTCGAGCATCCATCGTGAGTACGGGGACGTGGTCCGCTACCGCCTGGGCCCCATCAGGTCGCACCTCATCGCCCACCCGGACGGGGTGCGTCACGTGCTGCAGGACCACGTGAAGAACTACACGAAGGACCACCTCTCCTATCGCATGGGGAGCTGGATCACCGGCAACGGACTCCTGACCAGCACGGGGGACTTCTGGCTCCGGCAGCGGCGGCTGGCGCAGCCCGCGTTCCACCGACAGCGCATCGCCGGCATGGCAACGCAGATGATCCACTCCACGGAGGCGATGCTCCAGCGCTGGGACGCCTCCGCCGCGCAGGGCACGCCCGTGGGCGTCACGGAGGAGATGATGCGGCTGTCGCTGGGCATCGTCGGGGAGGCGCTCTTCGGCACGTCCGTGGAGGACCAGACCGCGCGGGTGGGCGCGGCCTTCAGCGAGCTCAGCCGGCAGATCGCCGAGCGCTTCCGGTCCTTCCGCATGCTGCCGCCCGTGCTGCCCACGCGGGACGACCGGGCCTTCCGCGCGGCGCGCGCCACGCTGAAGCAGACGGTGCAGGGCATCATCGCCGCGCGCAGACAGCGCCCGGAGGACACCGGCGACCTGCTCTCCATGTTGATGGCCGCGCGCGACGAGGACACGGGCACGGGCATGACGGACGCGCAGCTGGGGGACGAGGTGATGACGATGCTCCTCGCCGGCCACGAGACGACGGCCACGTCGCTGAGCTGGGTCTTTGGATTGCTGGCGACCCATCCGGAGGTGGAGGCCCGACTGCACGCGGAGGTGGATGCCGTCCTCGCGGGCCGTACGCCCACGGTGGAGGACGTGCCGAAGCTCGGCTACACGCGGCAGGTGGTGGAGGAGGCGATGCGGCTGTATCCGGCGGCGGTCATCTTCAGCCGCACGGTGATGGAGGACGACGTCATCTGCGGCTTCAAGATTCCGAAGGGCAGCGCGGTGGACGTGAGCCCCTACGTGACGCACCGCCATCCTGACTTCTGGGAGCAGCCGGACGTCTTCCGCCCGGAGCGCTTCGCCCCGGAGGCCGCCGCGAAGCGGCACCGCTTCGCGTGGTTCCCGTTCAGCGGCGGGCCGCGCCAGTGCATCGGCAACAGCTTCGCGATGATGGAGTCCCAGCTCGTGCTGGCCACGGTCGCGCAGCGCTACCGCCTGCGGGAGGCGCCCGGCTTCATGTTGCAGCCGGAGTCGCACCTGTCGCTGCGGCCCTTCGGAGGGCTGCCCATGCACCTGGAGCGCCGGAGCCCCGTGGCCCGCTCCTGA
- a CDS encoding RNA methyltransferase — translation MVRTLRDAEELVRTRHVITEVPTHGPTSLVEQVMGGRPAGSWREHAKGRLAYRLGRQLRASPDVLAVRLVEGKVAFVDPTLWASVYRVAMEPARRRPSLQGLSLEARSLLSTVERDKRVRLDKEGPWTKAREALEERLLVHFSEAQEEDGHHVAVLRSWRDWASPALKADAARLSYEDAQARLRAACDGAPTGLGPWVF, via the coding sequence ATGGTCAGGACGCTGCGGGACGCGGAAGAGCTGGTGCGCACGCGCCACGTCATCACGGAGGTGCCCACCCACGGGCCCACGTCCCTCGTGGAGCAGGTGATGGGCGGACGCCCCGCCGGAAGCTGGCGTGAACATGCGAAGGGGCGGCTCGCGTACCGGCTGGGGCGCCAATTGCGCGCGTCGCCGGACGTGCTCGCGGTGCGGCTGGTGGAGGGCAAGGTGGCCTTCGTGGACCCCACGCTGTGGGCGTCCGTCTACCGCGTCGCGATGGAGCCCGCGCGCCGCCGGCCCTCGCTCCAGGGCCTGTCCCTGGAGGCCCGTTCGCTGCTCTCCACCGTGGAGCGCGACAAGCGCGTGCGGCTGGACAAGGAGGGGCCGTGGACCAAGGCGCGCGAAGCGCTGGAGGAGCGCCTGCTGGTCCACTTCTCCGAAGCGCAGGAGGAGGACGGCCACCACGTCGCGGTGCTGCGCTCGTGGCGGGACTGGGCCTCCCCGGCGCTGAAGGCGGACGCGGCCCGGCTGTCCTACGAGGACGCGCAGGCGCGGCTGCGCGCGGCGTGTGACGGGGCGCCCACGGGCCTGGGGCCCTGGGTGTTCTGA